The Trypanosoma brucei gambiense DAL972 chromosome 10, complete sequence genome has a segment encoding these proteins:
- a CDS encoding T. brucei spp.-specific protein: MLSSGERSSLVHLILQRKVVVELLQVVIARGAASKNSVLHGAVGSSEAYREKEDQCTQLCNCIALDASKSPHAKISILSAEVERVRGPNGISLLDFMALSPLFLLAFSLNKLLYSFHSPECRMASIELALAYASQGAYEGASRLLRSTRRSPVLEPATAAVVEELEAFLRMSRGKMTCTLSDAKFQHLLPLVVVLGEGKGSNAVIGVKDRLQECRQMGLPDTDMLYCYLSALTAGFSMLAKYSHDTKLEEARRDILMRSRHAKTLEDLQMLKELAQQQIQEKCALNAKRVEAVRFIQSIMRRCEGFLRGASCQDLGAVLAFAVVKLRWEKECEIVTDRGFAERLVAFSQTQELDPALRVILLADSTAVLEGTKEQPASYVYDLSWVELPSEGEGLTSQALFED, encoded by the coding sequence ATGTTGAGTAGTGGAGAGCGCAGCTCCTTGGTGCACCTTATTCTTCAACGGAAGGTAGTGGTAGAATTACTTCAAGTAGTCATTGCACGGGGTGCCGCTTCGAAGAACAGCGTCCTGCATGGTGCGGTAGGTTCTTCTGAAGCTtacagagagaaagaggatcAATGCACCCAGTTGTGCAACTGCATCGCCTTAGATGCGTCAAAGTCACCGCACGCAAAAATTAGTATCCTTTCCGCAGAAGTTGAGCGCGTGCGCGGCCCCAATGGTATCTCACTCCTGGATTTTATGGCGTTATCTCCGCTTTTTCTGTTGGCTTTCTCTCTTAATAAATTACTGTACAGTTTCCACTCCCCGGAATGTCGAATGGCTTCCATAGAACTTGCACTGGCATACGCTTCTCAGGGTGCGTATGAGGGTGCCAGTAGATTGCTACGGAGTACACGGCGATCCCCGGTTCTTGAACCCGCGACGGCGGCCGTTGTGGAGGAGCTCGAAGCCTTTCTGCGCATGTCTAGGGGTAAGATGACTTGTACCCTCTCCGACGCAAAATTCCAGCACCTCCTACCGCTTGTGGTTGTGCttggggagggaaagggcTCTAATGCGGTAATCGGTGTGAAGGATCGCCTTCAGGAATGTAGGCAGATGGGTCTCCCCGATACCGACATgctttattgttatttgtcTGCTCTTACAGCTGGGTTCTCCATGCTTGCGAAGTATTCGCATGATACCAAACTGGAGGAAGCCAGGCGAGACATCTTAATGCGATCGCGTCACGCAAAGACACTAGAAGATTTGCAGATGCTGAAGGAGTTGGCGCAGCAGCAGATCCAAGAGAAGTGCGCGCTTAACGCCAAACGCGTGGAGGCAGTGAGGTTTATTCAATCTATTATGCGGCGTTGTGAGGGGTTTCTACGCGGTGCGAGTTGTCAAGACCTTGGTGCGGTTTTGGCGTTTGCCGTGGTTAAGTTGAGATGGGAAAAGGAGTGTGAGATTGTGACTGACCGCGGGTTTGCGGAAAGGTTGGTTGCGTTTTCACAAACCCAGGAACTAGACCCTGCTCTTCGCGTGATCTTGCTCGCCGACAGCACGGCGGTCCTAGAAGGAACTAAAGAACAACCTGCTTCTTACGTCTACGATTTATCATGGGTAGAATTACCTTCAGAAGGTGAGGGCCTCACTTCACAAGCCCTCTTTGAGGACTAA